Proteins encoded within one genomic window of Nonomuraea gerenzanensis:
- a CDS encoding PadR family transcriptional regulator, with translation MASGADLALTILGFLNERPMHGYELKSRLTSLTGHLRPVSDGALYPAIARLEAKGLVERHEEAGAAAARRQVLTITQAGREELLRRLREPADLDISDQARFFALLAFLSALPDPADQVKVLSRRLAFLEAPASFFHEGGRPVRARDEPDPYRRGMLLIARASSQAEKEWLRQRIAELNVPH, from the coding sequence ATGGCAAGCGGCGCCGACCTCGCTCTCACGATCCTGGGCTTCCTCAACGAGCGGCCCATGCACGGCTACGAGCTCAAGTCCCGCCTGACCTCGCTGACCGGCCACCTGCGGCCGGTCAGCGACGGCGCGCTCTACCCGGCGATCGCCAGGCTGGAGGCCAAGGGCCTGGTCGAGCGGCACGAGGAGGCGGGGGCGGCGGCCGCGCGCAGGCAGGTGCTGACGATCACGCAGGCCGGCCGCGAGGAGTTGCTGCGGCGGCTGCGCGAGCCCGCCGACCTCGACATCAGCGACCAGGCGCGGTTCTTCGCGCTGCTGGCGTTCCTGTCGGCGCTGCCCGACCCGGCCGACCAGGTCAAGGTGCTGAGCCGCAGGCTGGCCTTCCTGGAGGCGCCCGCGAGCTTCTTCCACGAGGGCGGCCGGCCGGTCAGGGCGCGCGACGAGCCCGACCCCTACCGCCGCGGCATGCTGCTGATCGCCCGCGCCTCCAGCCAGGCGGAGAAAGAATGGCTACGCCAGCGAATCGCGGAACTGAACGTGCCGCATTAG
- a CDS encoding NmrA family NAD(P)-binding protein, with the protein MTYLVTGATGSVGRHVVAHLLDAGHRVRALTRDLARAKLPEGVEVVRGDLSRTESIVPALKGVEGVHLIDAADSAYAPLQNGAELVEAVRAAGVSKVTLLSGWSPGTLEAAVTGSDLAWTYVQPTEFMANALAWAEPVRTKGLIEEPFAATRTAMVHEADIGAVIATALTEDGHAGHSYGLTGPELLDVPAKVRILSEAIGREIAFRELTVDEMRERYRAEGVPEQLIEFQIQVFGNVPEGAYQVTATVEQVTGRPPRTFAQWAAEHAEWFSPGRGA; encoded by the coding sequence ATGACTTACTTGGTGACCGGAGCCACAGGCTCCGTGGGCAGGCACGTCGTCGCGCACCTCCTCGACGCGGGACACCGCGTGCGCGCCCTGACACGTGACCTGGCCAGGGCCAAGCTGCCCGAAGGGGTCGAGGTGGTGCGGGGCGATCTCAGCCGGACCGAGAGCATCGTGCCCGCGCTGAAGGGCGTCGAGGGCGTGCACCTCATCGACGCCGCCGACTCCGCGTACGCGCCGCTGCAGAACGGCGCGGAGCTGGTCGAGGCGGTACGGGCGGCGGGGGTGAGCAAGGTCACGCTGCTCAGCGGCTGGTCGCCCGGCACGCTGGAGGCCGCCGTGACCGGCAGCGACCTGGCCTGGACCTACGTGCAGCCGACCGAGTTCATGGCCAACGCCCTGGCGTGGGCCGAGCCCGTACGGACGAAGGGGTTGATCGAGGAGCCGTTCGCGGCCACCAGGACGGCGATGGTGCACGAGGCCGACATCGGCGCGGTGATCGCCACCGCCCTCACCGAGGACGGCCACGCGGGCCACTCCTACGGCCTCACCGGCCCCGAGCTGCTCGACGTGCCCGCCAAGGTGCGGATCCTGTCGGAGGCGATCGGCCGCGAGATCGCCTTCCGCGAGCTGACCGTGGACGAGATGCGCGAGCGCTACCGGGCCGAGGGCGTGCCCGAGCAGCTGATCGAGTTCCAGATCCAGGTCTTCGGCAACGTGCCGGAGGGCGCCTACCAGGTCACAGCCACGGTCGAGCAGGTGACGGGGCGCCCACCGCGCACGTTCGCGCAGTGGGCGGCCGAGCACGCCGAGTGGTTCAGTCCAGGCCGCGGCGCTTGA
- a CDS encoding MATE family efflux transporter, which translates to MIRLALPIYVELLTAVVAVGVIDLLWVSGLGEAAIAAVTVGTTAEYLAYGLFLAVPTGVTVLVGRRDGRAPLGPVIRTGWVLWAVFSVGVAVPGVLLREPLAALFTDSPALTADFFLISLGGLPVYFAQTVVDGVLKGLGDTKRPMRHAIICNVLVVVLDPLFIYGLEMGVQGAAVATVIARGVTLAIALRTVTRLREAANGGPAASEPAALGRGTSEPGGSGQAGRGTGGGGRAMAGEVIRTGLPMSGDFLARALVGMALVEIVAGFGTTAVAGYGVGQKVMLAGVMVFYALRQAAMIRTARSEPVRSPLVLGLGSGAVVAVALNVVAVPVAGLFAGDPAVAVEFMRWMALYLVPFGGLIAVGGVLQASGRGNRLLAATLAGFAVQLPLAYVLSAWLGLTGVWLSMATGAAVSLAGTSARLRPPAAPTRPSPDLSPSAAPTRPSPDLSPSAAPEPRAGDPEHAPAPAPRSTRTAADPPSGR; encoded by the coding sequence ATGATCAGGCTGGCGTTGCCCATCTACGTGGAGCTGCTCACCGCGGTGGTCGCGGTCGGCGTGATCGACCTGCTCTGGGTGTCGGGGCTGGGCGAGGCGGCGATCGCGGCCGTCACCGTGGGCACCACCGCCGAGTACCTGGCCTACGGGCTCTTCCTGGCCGTGCCCACCGGGGTGACGGTGCTGGTCGGGCGGCGTGACGGGCGCGCCCCGCTGGGGCCGGTGATCAGGACGGGCTGGGTCCTGTGGGCGGTCTTCTCGGTGGGCGTGGCGGTGCCGGGGGTGCTGCTGCGGGAGCCGCTGGCGGCGCTGTTCACCGACTCGCCGGCGCTGACCGCGGACTTCTTCCTGATCTCGCTGGGCGGGCTGCCGGTGTACTTCGCCCAGACGGTGGTGGACGGGGTGCTGAAGGGGCTGGGGGACACCAAACGGCCCATGCGGCACGCCATCATCTGCAACGTGCTCGTGGTCGTCCTGGATCCGCTGTTCATCTACGGGCTGGAGATGGGGGTGCAGGGGGCGGCGGTGGCCACGGTGATCGCGCGGGGGGTCACGCTGGCGATCGCGCTGCGGACCGTGACGCGGCTGCGGGAGGCGGCGAACGGCGGTCCGGCCGCGAGCGAGCCGGCTGCCCTCGGCCGGGGCACGAGCGAGCCGGGCGGCTCCGGTCAGGCCGGGCGCGGGACGGGCGGCGGCGGGCGGGCGATGGCCGGCGAGGTGATCCGTACCGGGTTGCCCATGTCCGGTGATTTCCTGGCACGTGCCCTCGTGGGGATGGCGCTGGTGGAGATCGTGGCCGGGTTCGGGACGACGGCGGTGGCCGGGTACGGGGTCGGGCAGAAGGTCATGCTGGCCGGGGTGATGGTGTTCTACGCGCTGCGGCAGGCGGCGATGATCCGCACCGCCCGGTCGGAGCCCGTCAGGTCGCCGCTGGTGCTCGGGCTCGGGTCCGGCGCGGTGGTCGCGGTGGCGCTGAACGTGGTGGCCGTGCCGGTCGCCGGGTTGTTCGCCGGCGATCCGGCGGTGGCCGTGGAGTTCATGCGGTGGATGGCGCTCTACCTGGTGCCGTTCGGCGGGCTGATCGCCGTGGGCGGGGTGCTGCAGGCGAGCGGGCGGGGCAACCGGCTGCTCGCCGCCACCCTGGCGGGCTTCGCCGTGCAGTTGCCCCTCGCGTACGTGCTGAGCGCGTGGCTCGGCCTGACGGGCGTGTGGCTGTCGATGGCCACGGGCGCCGCCGTCAGTCTCGCGGGCACGTCCGCGAGGCTCCGCCCTCCGGCCGCGCCGACGCGCCCTTCCCCGGACCTCAGCCCTTCAGCCGCGCCGACGCGCCCTTCCCCGGACCTCAGCCCTTCAGCCGCGCCAGAGCCGCGCGCAGGCGATCCTGAGCACGCTCCCGCCCCAGCACCTCGATCGACTCGAACAGCGGCAGACCCACCGTCCGGCCGGTGA